A section of the Festucalex cinctus isolate MCC-2025b chromosome 7, RoL_Fcin_1.0, whole genome shotgun sequence genome encodes:
- the LOC144022034 gene encoding uncharacterized protein LOC144022034, with product MKREVKAGVNFFKRLAVARGKLDEAKAQLFAEKLQQLLCDKYDGHWYPDCPSKGQAFRCIRINNGIPNDEVLLKACEESELTPSDLCLPPEVTVWIDPLEVCVRSRENSYPFSIASFTDKEGEEDEDSETKGQEDSPVDSTNHDTSDYHSATSSDCGSAVSSDTEEEAKDGETEGEQEKKEPVKKQPVQDDTLKIIKVPRIWKRHVVGSNRSKYGRNLVPVNLPYFCQPVPVWSRCKNSGPVFVTTVVGPPPPPPPPPHQVFVRYFLPHPPPLLQPPPPHFIVPQAALQPWEPANDEVAELQPSAKSV from the exons ATGAAAAGAGAGGTGAAGGCCGGAGTCAACTTCTTCAAGCGGCTGGCGGTGGCGCGCGGCAAGCTGGATGAAGCCAAAGCGCAGTTGTTTGCCGAGAAGCTTCAGCAGCTCTTGTGCGACAAGTATGACGGCCACTGGTACCCGGACTGCCCGAGTAAAGGCCAGGCGTTCAG aTGCATCCGGATAAATAACGGAATACCCAACGATGAGGTGCTCCTTAAGGCCTGTGAGGAGAGTGAGCTCACACCCAGTGATCTCTGTCTTCCCCCGGAAGTCACCGTGTGGATCGACCCGCTGGAGGTGTGCGTAAG ATCCAGAGAGAATAGCTACCCATTCTCAATAGCCTCTTTCACAGACAAAGAGGGAGAGGAGGATGAGGACAGCGAGACCAAAGGACAGGAGGATTCTCCCGTGGACTCCACGAACCACGACACGTCCGACTATCACTCTGCTACGTCTTCCGATTGCGGTTCGGCCGTGTCCAGCGACACAGAGGAGGAGGCGAAGGATGGCGAGACGGAAGGAGAGCAAGAAAAAAAGGAGCCGGTGAAGAAGCAGCCGGTGCAGGATGACACTTTGAAGATAATAAAAGTGCCCAGGATTTGGAAGCGCCATGTCGTTGGATCAAATAGATCCAAATACGGCAGAAACTTG GTTCCAGTGAATCTCCCATATTTCTGCCAACCTGTACCAGTATGGTCTCGCTGCAAGAATAGTGGCCCGGTGTTCGTCACCACAGTTGTCGGTCCTCCgcccccgccgccgccaccaccacATCAGGTGTTTGTTCGCTACTTCTTGCCACATCCTCCTCCCTTACTGCAGCCTCCTCCTCCACACTTCATCGTTCCCCAAGCTGCTCTACAGCCATGGGAACCTGCCaatgatgaggtggccgagctGCAACCCTCGGCCAAGTCGGTTTAG